The genome window TTTGGGTGGTTTTAATCTGGAAATGAGAACGATTGCGCGGCTAAGGACGTTTCACTCGACCAGATCGAGCAGCGCGCGCTCCGCCTGGCTGATGCTCCGTTCCTTATGCCGGGCGACGTAAAACGGGCGTTCCGGTAGCGGCAGAGACACCAGCGCGAGCGTCCCCGCGCTCACGAGCGGTTCCGCCACAAGGTCGGATATCGCCGTCGCCCCCGCACCGGCACGGACCGCCGCACACACGGCTTCGTTCGATGGCAGTTCCATCGCAACTTTCAGGGAGGTTGGGTCCACGCCAAGCCCGCGCAGAGCATCCTCGAAAATCGCGCGCGTCCCGGAGCCCGGCTCACGCATCACCCACTGACCTTGCATCAGATCGTCAGTGGCCACGTCCCGACCGTTCCATTCGTGCAGGGGACTGACGACGAGCACCAGCCTGTCGCCCTTCACGGCGCGCAGCCGCAGAGCTGGATCGTCGATCTTGCCTTCCGCGAAACCGATATCGGCAAACCCCTCGCGCACAGCCGCAGTCACCTGCTCCGTGTTGCCGATGGCAAGCTGGACCGAGACCCCCGGATACGCCGCGCGAAAGCGGTGGAGCAACGGCGGCAACCAGTAATTCGCGATGGTCTGGCTCGCGAATAACGACAAGGTGCCCGCCATGCAGCCTGCAAGATCGTGCAGCACGCGCTCTGCTGCGGCGCTCCGCGCCAGCACCGCGCGCGCCTCGGAGAGGAAGAGGCGACCCGCATCCGTCAGTTCGATGCGCCGTCCGATGCGATGGAAAAGCCGGGTGTTGTAGCGGGCCTCCAGCGCCGCGATGGCCGCGCTCGCCGCCGACTGGGTGATGTGGATCGCCTCGGCCGCGCGCGTCATGTGCTCCCGCTCGGCCACGGCGACGAAAATGCGCAATTGCTCAAGAGTCATTGCCGATGCCGCCGC of Rhodomicrobium vannielii ATCC 17100 contains these proteins:
- a CDS encoding LysR family transcriptional regulator, translated to MTLEQLRIFVAVAEREHMTRAAEAIHITQSAASAAIAALEARYNTRLFHRIGRRIELTDAGRLFLSEARAVLARSAAAERVLHDLAGCMAGTLSLFASQTIANYWLPPLLHRFRAAYPGVSVQLAIGNTEQVTAAVREGFADIGFAEGKIDDPALRLRAVKGDRLVLVVSPLHEWNGRDVATDDLMQGQWVMREPGSGTRAIFEDALRGLGVDPTSLKVAMELPSNEAVCAAVRAGAGATAISDLVAEPLVSAGTLALVSLPLPERPFYVARHKERSISQAERALLDLVE